Sequence from the bacterium genome:
AACGAGGGCGTCGAGCCCGTCGTCGCTGTCGTTACAATCGTCGCGTCAATACCCTTCTTCTTGCGCCACGTCGCCAGCGTGTTCACGTAGCTGATCACCGTCGGATCGTTCTGGCAGATGATCAACTGATTGCCCGGCATCACCGGCAGATCATCCAGCGCGCTATGCTCGAAATTCACCAGACTCGAATAGAGCTTCTTGAATCCCGGCGTTAATGACACGGGCTCAATCACCTGTTCATTCAGCCCGGTGCCGCCCGCGTCCCGCACCGCCAGATCGAGCTGCTCAAATATCCGCAGTTCTCCCGTCACCGGATTATATTGCACAGGGTTGACGATCAGCACCACGACACGCGCGTCACGCAGCAGCATCGGCTCGCTGATCTCCACGACTTGCGGCGGCCAAAATGCGTCTTCCGCATAGACCTCCGCCAGAGCCACGGCGTCAAGCCCCCGCGACTCATCCAACGATGCCTTCGGCGCCACCCGCCGTGTCAATATCTCCGTGCGATATTCCGTGTGGACCAACTCCGCGCTGACGTTGCCGTGCGGCGCGACCAGCACCATCCGCGTGACGCGCGGCAGATCGGGATATCCCGCATGCAATTGCGTGCCTTCGCTCGGCAGCGAAATCGTCGTCATCACCTCGCCGTTCATTTCAATCGTGCCGCGTTCCACCATCGGCTCGCCCATCCGCAACTCCACATTGGCCGGATCACCATTCAACAACTCCAGCGCAATCGGCGTCACCTGCTGCGGACCGGAAAGCAGATGAAACTCCTGCGGTAACTGCATCGTCTGCCGCGCCGCTTGCGCTGCCAAAACAGTGTTTGCCGACAGGCCCAGTACCAGTGCTAACAATATCCTTACGTGTCGCATCGTCATTCTCCTCGGGAATGTCATGTTCACCCTCTACCCTGTCAATGTAACGAGTGCCGTCTTTTCTGTCAAGCTCGTTGCTATAAGATCTCAGTCGCCGTTCTCCAACATCGCAGCCCTGACACAGCGTTTCTCCCTATGAAAAAAAGGCCCGCCCGGTTTGTACCGGGCGGGCCTTGCATTCCGCAAGCAACGGCTGTTACTGATTGACAGCAACCACCGTGTAGTAGAAGAAGCTGCCCGTCGTCAAAATGCCGGCGTCCGTGTAGTCCGTCGGCGCAATCGGCGTTGCCGTCAACAGCGTCTGCAGCGGCACGTTAATGTCCGTCGAACGATACACCAGATAACCATCCGCGCGCAGCGGAGCGCTCCAGTCGAGCTTGATGTCGTTCGTCAAACCGTCACGTGCAATCGTCAGGTTCGTCACCGGATCCGGCCATACCGAAGGACCGGTCGTCACCTCCACGCAGAAGCGGCTCGGCGACGCCAGAATCGGCTGTCCCGCGATGTCCAAACGACGCGTGTAGTTGTGCGTGTCCGTCGTGTCCTGCGGATCCGTAACCATCGCCAGCAGGCCCGGCAGACCGGCGCCAAGCACCGTGTCCAACGCCATGATCTCAACCCAGAAATCGCCCTGCATACGCTTCAGCTGCGCAACCGCGCTGAGGTCCTTCTCCCACCAACGGTTCAGCAGCGAGTCGCCGCCGTACGGTGAAACCGTTTCGTTGGTGTCAATTTCCTCTTCATACGTATACAGCAAAGCGCCCGGCGTGCGATTGTCAGGGCCCTGACCGTAGAAGTTGATCCGCGCGCGCCCCGTGTGATCCGGCAGCGAGTTGATGTCCGCGGGATCCCAGTTCCACATGATCTGCAGCTTGTTGATGTCCAGCGTGTCCGCATCAGCAGCCGGAACACCGTCCGCCGCCGCGCCGTAGCGCACCAAACGCGGATTCGAAAGCACCGACGTGTAATCACGCAGGTGATAACCCAGCTCGTAAATGCCCGCCGGCTGAACGTCAACGGCCATGTTGTAACGGCTGTTCAGCGGTACGTTGATCGGCGAACGCGTCGTGTCGTTGCTGCGATCCTGCTCGCCAAGATACGACGAGTAGACGCGAATGCGGTACGAACCCGCCACGTCCGGAGTCCACGTCGCCGGGACCGTCAGGAACTGGTTCGTCGTCAACGTGCCCGTCGCCTGCTTCAGCGAGTCCGTGCCCTGATTCACACCCGTCGGACGAGTGTAGAGCTGACGGTAGCGCAGCGCGTTACCGATCGTGTTGGCGCCCGCGTTGACGTAATCAAACGACCACGTGCGAGCCAAGCCAACCGTCACCGGGAACGGCACAATCATGTTCCGCGTCGCCGCGTCCGTCGCGAAAGCGCGCGTCGCGATGAAGAACGGATAGTCTATGTAGAGACCCGAACCTGTGCCGCCGTCATTGTTGCAATCCGTCTGCAAACGGAACTGCAGGCGAATCGTCTGCTCACCGTACGGCGTCAGGTCAATGTCGCCCGAAACACCGCCGGTCTGCAGACCGCGCGTACGACCAACCCAGCCCAGCAGCGAATTGCCGGCATCCGGATAAACGTCGCCCGTCAACGCCGTCGTGCCGTAGTCATAGGCAATGCGCGTCCACGTCACGCCGTCGTCCGTCGAAACGTAAATTTCGTACAAGTCTTCCAGCGAATTGTCGTCGTCGCCGTCGCTGTCCAGCAGGTCCGCCCAGACATAGTAACCAAGGCGCAAACGCTGCCAAGCGCCCGGACCACCCTGACCCGGAAGGGCCGTGTCCGGAAGCGTGATCGGCGGCGAAATCAACGCGTTCTCGATCAACGACAAACCGCCGTGCGACGCGTGCCACGCGTTCACCTGATCCGGAATCATCAACATGCCCGTCGGGGCCGTGCTGTCCGAAAATGCCCACGTGTTGCCCACCGGGGCCACCGGCAGTGCTTCAATCGTCCAACCCGTCGTGTTGTCACCATCATTCGCCAACAGCGTGGACGATGAGTTGGTCACGCGAATCGAGTCCACGATCAGACCAAAGTACGACGAATCGTCTTCGGCGCTGAAACCCGGATCCGAAAGCAGTCCGTAGCGGAAACGCACGTTGCTCTGACCCGCATACGCGTTCAGATTCACCGTCATCACGGTGTACGCACCGGCATTCGCAACGCCGCCCCAGCCCGCGTAGCAGCCCTCGAAGCACCAATCGTCATAGGCAAACGCGCACGTGCCCGTGTACGGAAGCGATACATCGCTGGCCGCCGGAATCGTCCACGTGTTGCCGCCGTCCGTCGAAACCTGGACATTCCAAACGTCCCACATGTTAAACGGAACAGGCTCGCCGCCCGGAGCTTCAAGTTTCCAACGAGCCTTGAACGCCAGCGTAATCGGCGCGCTCGAACCCGACAAGTCCAGCGTCGGGCTCTCAAGATAATGCTGCTGGTGGTTCAAGTAACCACCCGGAGCCACCAGGTTGTCCGTGACTGCCGCATCGCCGCACCACAGTGCGGGAGCGTTCGGATCACCGAACGGAACCGCCGCCGACTGCCAGTACGGCGTGCCGACAAGAGTGTAGTCCGTCGTCGTCCAGCCCGTGGACGTCTCCATATCGGAGATAATCGTTGTCGAGTCGAAGGCGTCAAGACCATGGCGCGGAGTGCGCGAGATAAACGCATCCAGCGGAATCTCGACTTCCTCTGCCGTTTCCAGCGCGTAACCCGTCGTCGAGGTGCTCGCCGGCGCCATCACGAGATTCGCTCCTGCGTACGCAAAAGCAGCGATTCCTGTGATCAGCGCGAGCCGGAAAATAATTTTGCTGACCATGCACTTCTCCGGAAAAAGATTGTTTTTGTTTCGGTTGGGACCGGTTCGCCCGAAAGCATACCGGAAAAACGTGCGGGCATAAGAGCCTGCTCCTATGCCCGCATCTGGTACTTGATTAGACACCGGACGGATAGACCGAGGTGCAGTGCACAACGATCTATCCGCCTCAGTTATTCCATTCTACGGGACCAGAATCGGGCGATGAAGGGTTACTTCATCAACACCATCTTCTGAGTCGCCGTGAAGCCGTTCACCGACAGCTTGTAGAGGTACATACCGCTGGCCAGACCCGAAGCGTCGTAGTCAACGCTGTAGCTGCCCGCGTCCATCGCGCCGTCAACAAGCGTCGCAACTTCGCGACCGTCAACCGTGTAAACCTTCAACTGAACCAAACCGGCTTCGCGCACGGCGTATTCAATCGTCGTCGTCGGGTTGAACGGGTTCGGGTAGTTCTGCGAAAGCGCGTACTCGGTCACAACACCCGCGCCGGCCATCGGCGTCGCGGTCTCGATCTGCGTGAACACCGTCGCGACACCCTGGTAGTCATAAGCCGTCAGCGTGTACGAATAGCTCTGGCCGTTCACCACGTTGTTGTCAACGAAGTTGTAACGGTGACCCGATTCGTTGTCGCCCAGACCCGCGACTTCGGCGAGGAATTCGCCGTTGCGCGTGATGTCCCAACGCTCAATGTTGCTCTCCGAAGCCGTCTGCCAGTTCAACGTCACCTGACGGTCGCCGGCCACCGCGTCAAAGCTCGTCAGCTCAACAGCCAACGGAGCGTCGCCCGCGAAGTCAACCTGAACCGGGCAGCAGCACGGATAACCGTCAACATACAGCGTGTAGACGTCCGGGAAGAAGCAGCCCAGACCGCTGCTCGTGAAGTCATAGGTCTGCGGAGCGTTGATACCCGGGTACTGCGGCGTGCCCCAGTAAAGCGGGCCAAACGAATCCGTCAACCACGTGCGCAGACGAAGCGCCTGTCCCGGCGGGCACAGCGGCGTCAGCGTCACGGCGAAGCAGGCTTCCGGTAACTGCGTGTCATACGAGAACGTCAACACGGCATCACCGCCACGGCCCGTGAAACGGCGGGTCGTCGTCGCCGGGGCACCGGCGTCAAAGTAGTAGTTGTAATCGCTGGTGAACTGGCAAAGGTCCACAACACCGGTCCACGGAGCAGAGTCAATCACGATCGGATCCGAAGCGTCGTCACCCGGGTAAACATTCGGACGAGCCACGCAGCTCGCGACCGTCTCGCAACCCATTTCCGGAGCCGCAAAACCGTTCACATAGAGGGTCGCGGCGCCCGGGAAGCAGGCCGGGAAGCCCGGCGACGGGACGCACGTTCCGCCGTAACCAATGTCAAAACCGGACAACAGGAAGCAATCGTAGCCGACACCGGCGGGCAGCGAAATCCAATTGTCGCACAGACCTTCCGGCGGCGTCGAAGCCGCGGCCTGCGTGTGCCAGCCCATCTGAGCAGCACCACCGGTACCGGTGTAACCGGTCTGGCGAGCCACGACGAAGAACGGACGGTCAACACAAACACCGACGGGAAGATTGAACGGAACGAAATTGACGGAATTGATAAACGCCGAGTCGTAGACCATCGTCAGCGTACCGGTCCAGAACACATTGCCCGGTCCCTGGCAGTCTTCCGTCGCCGAACCCGAGCTGAAATCCTGCGGGCAGGCCAGCGTGACTTCGTACGTACACACCGCGCCGACATTGGCGAGGTCGCCCGTATACTCCGTCATGAACAGGTCAATGGACGAAACGAAGAACGGATAGAACGGAGCCGAGCAGCCGCCCGTGCCGCGCTGATCCACTGCGGGGTCAATGTACATGGCGTGCGCCGAGCCAGTCGGGCCCCACGTCGCTACGTTCCAAATGCTGAAACCAGCCGCTGTGTCCGACAATGCGGACAGCGAGCATGAGCCGTCGCGGGCCGACGAGCGGACCAAAGCCTTGTCAACCGAGAGGGCTTCGCCAACCTCAGTGGCCAATGCCATCGAGGCTAAGCTCATGCAGGCCAAAATACACAAAATCAAATACTTACGCATACCGGGACTCCTTTTTGAGGATTTACGTTCACCAAGATCGGTTTATTGCCTATTGTTGCGTCTTCAGATGTACCCAGGATCGGTATGTAAAATATACTAAGGCTACTTAATCGTCAAGGCTTTGTGTAGCACTCCTCAAAAAAGTTGCACGAGGTCTCATAACAACCTCAGACCCACTTCAGGGTACTAACTTGCGGTTCTCCTTTAGTTTGCTTTAATAACCCTCAGGATTTCGACAGGTTGTCATATGGAAACAGAGGCATGACCTCCCCACCTAAGTCACCCAAACCTAATAATAAACAACTAATGACCCTCGCGCCGACCCCCCGTGCGCTACGCCTCCGGGCTGTGAACGGCTCTTCGCAGCAACCCGGCCGTTTTGTGCTTTATTGGATGCTCGCCCAGCGCCGGACGCACTACAATTTTGCCTTGGAACGCGCGGCGCAGTGGGCTGAGCATCTGGGCTTGCCGTTGCTGATTCTCGAGTCGGTGACGCTGGTTTATGAACTGGCCAGCCCGCGGCAGCATGTCTTCCTGCTGCAGGGGATGCTCGACAACCAGCAGCGGCTGGCCGGGCGCGGCGTGACTTACTACCCGTTTGTCGAGCGCATTCCCGGCGAACGCGGTGATCTCCTGCGGGCTTTGGCGGAACAGGCGGCGGTCGTCGTTACGGACGATTACCCGATGGCGATGCATCAGGAGTTGATTGCTGAGGCTGGGCGCGAGTTTTCGTGCAAGGTTGAGGCGGTGGATTCGTGCGGGCTGTTGCCGTTGCGCGCGGCGGAAGTCACATTTCCGACGGCGTTTGCGTTTCGCAGATTTTTGCAGAAGAATCTGCGCGAGCACTTAGCAGTTTTTCCGGTAGCGGATCCGTTGGCGAAAGTGAAGTTGCCGAAGCTGCAGATTGACTCGCGCATCACTTCACTGTGGCCCGTGGCGCAGGTTGAACCATTGCTTGCGGACCGACGCTGGATGAACGATTTGCCGCTCCTGCAGGATGTCGCGCCGGTTTCCGCTGTGGGAGGAACCAAGGCGGCGGAGAAGTTAATGCGGGAGTTTTTGACGACGAAGCTCGAGAACTACTCGGAACGCAATCAGCCGGAAGCGGATTATACGTCCGGTTTGAGTCCGTATTTGCACTTCGGGATGATTTCAGTGCAGCAGGTTTTTGGCGAGCTGGCGCAGCGGGAAGGTTGGACGATCGAGAACTTGAGCGCGAGCGTGGCGGGCAAGAAGGAGGGCTGGTGGGGCATGAGCGCGAACGCGGAGAGTTTTTTGGATGAACTCGTGACGTGGCGCGAGGTGGGTTACAATTTCAACCATCTGCGCGACGACTACAAGCAGTTCGACTCGCTGACGCCGTGGGCCCTCAAGACGTTGCATGAGCATTCACGGGACCCGCGCAAGTGGACGTATTCACTGCGGGAGTTTGAACAGAGCGGGACGCATGATCCGCTGTGGAACGCCGCGCAGACGCAGTTGCGCTGCGAAGGGCGGATGCACAACTATTTACGAATGCTGTGGGGGAAGAAGATTCTGGAATGGAGTGAATCCCCTGAGGCCGCGCTCGAAGTGATGATTGAACTCAACGACAAGTGGGCGCTCGACGGGCGCGATCCGAATTCTTACAGTGGCATCCTCTGGTGTCTGGGCCGCTATGACCGTCCGTGGTTTCCGGAGCGTGACATCTTTGGCCAGATTCGCTACATGAGCAGTGAGAATACGGCGCGGAAGGTGCGGGTGAAGGGGTACGTGGAGAGGTATGGGGGATGAGGGATCGGGTTGGCGGTGCGGTGCCGTCTGTATAGTGGCTTCGTGTCCCTTGGCGGGATAGTGGGGCGCGTATCAGCGTCGGCAAGTTTCGTGTTCATGGTCTGGCGCTTCCACGTTGGGCCGGTCACGGTTGATCACTCCGCCGGGTTCCTCGGTGGGAGAGCTGTCGCATGTTCTGTTGCTAATATAATACTGAAAATACGAAAAGTCAAGTTTTCCGCGTGTAATATTAACAGATATTTGGACATTTGGGCAATTATTGGGGAGGCGTTAGGGGGCAGACCGCATCCCTAAGCCAATCACACAAAGTCTGTGTCTAAACAAATCGTTACCGAACCCGTCTGTTTGCCGTTATGCCAATCGCGGGCGCTCGACCACGGATAGAATTGCGGCTCTGTGACAAGTCCTTTGCGCACTGGATTCCAGTGCACGTAACGCAACTTTGTCTGGAGGGCGCGCGTGCCGGGAAGCGACATGCAGTCAAATCGGCGGCGCCAGAATTTCTGCTCACGGGGATAGCCAACGGGTTTGCAATATCGGGCCGACTGACTCTTGACGCGCTTCATGAAATTAGAGACCGCCAGGCCGTCCTGCCGCTGATTCAAAATGAGATGGATGTGATCCGGCATCAAGCAATAACCGATGCAAAGCAGGTTGTAGTAAGCCCGGTATTCCTCGATGATCTCGGAGAGACGATTGCAAACCTCCGGTGTGACAAGCCAGCTCCCCCGCTCAACGATGGTCGTGGTCACAAAATACGTCGTATGCGCGACATTGTAGCGGCTATGACGGCGAAGCACGGGTTCAATTCAGTTATCTTATGCGCCCGGAGTTAGGGGCACCCGCAGCGGGTGCCGCCGCGGAATGGACGTGCCCACGACGATATACACATTATGAGTATAAATATCCGCATCACACGCCTTTGGGAGCCAAAGCGATGTAAAGCCCCGAGGCAAGATCAGCATCAGGCGTGAAAACATAATCTGCATGTCCTGCAAAAGGTTGCATGGTCGTGGTCATGACCTGTTCGCCAAGCACGTTGTAAATACGCAGACTAATTTCGCGTGAGCTGGATGGAACATCAAATTTTCGCCGTGCTGATGAATTGAACGGATGAGCAGATGCCCAGATGGCAAATTCTCTGCAAACACAGGTGCAGGGGTTCGGATAAACATGAGCAGGGGGGGGGGGGGGGGGGGGCGGACCATCGTAATGCAGAATCTCCCGCAAGCAACAATCGCCTTGCCACGGGCGGTTCCCTGGAAAGGAGCTATGGACTCGGTGGCGCCATCATCCATAAAGTATCTACACCGTCATGCATTAAGCTATCGCCTAATGCCCGCCGCATATGTAGGGACCCAATAATTCATAGGGAAGCTTGACGACCCGGTAATCCCCTGTAAACAACTGGTAAGCTCAGGGTTAAAGCCAATGATATCCCACAGGTAAAGAGAGAATCCTCCACCCCATTGTTATTACTCATTGTTCATTGGTTGAAACAAGATAATTGAATCCGTCATCATCCAAATCGCCATTTATACTCATGCAAAGGAATTGGCACGTTCGATATCATCCCTGTAAATGTTGTATCAAAAACAGCGATTGGGTTCTGTACTCGAGAAGCGGTGCTCCGGCAAACCAAACCAAAGATTTGATACTGCACCCCAAGTTCAATGACATCAGTGCCAACGAGCTCTGCCGACCCATCACCGTTAAGATCAGGAACTAGAGATGCGTACACAACTGATGAGTGAAAAGGAGAAATCAATTGCTTGGTTGTATCGGGTTCGTCTGCTCCCCAAAATACATAAACAGAATCACTATTCACGTCGTAATGTAGAAGATCAGCATATCTATCTCCGTCCAAATCGCCCCACGACCTGATGGATAGGTCGAAAACCTTCTTCGTTGCCGGTTCAAAATCCGGGATCAAATCAAACTCTCCGAACCCAAATAAACATAGATGCATCCCGTCACGGGAAACAGGTGACCAAGTTTCGCCTGCGGCATACAGCCTTCCGTCATCGCCCATACCGTTAGCGCCTCGCCAACACCACTCAATTTCCGCCGCAAGTAGCCCGGGAGTTAAAGTATGGTCATGGTCCGCGCTGAACGCGTTAGAGCGGATCCGCCTCGTCCTATCACGGTGTCGAATGCATCGGGCGTGATGAGATCATCTACCGAGGACCAGCCATCCAAAGCAAAATCAATCAGATTGTCACCAGAAACATAAAGCTGCGCCCCCAGAGGACCGGATCTTCCGAGTTTGCAGATGGCCGTAAAGTCGAAGCGATGAACGCCATCAGGCCCAAAATGGCTGCAAAACGGGCGGCCGGATTGCCGCCATAGAGCGGAGTTTGCCGACATCGCTAGGTTTGACCCGCGGCATAGTCCCCGGGAGTGGGACTGACAACAAACACCCCAATTGTTTCCTCCCAGATATGTCCCATACAGCAATTCTGATGCAGGGCAGGGCGCAAAGCAGAGCAGGCCCCATAGGCGCCATTGCGGCAATTTCTTCATGATATCCTCAGTTGAATTCTCAATCACCGCCGCCTCGATGCTACGCCCCAACAACAAAACCGCGAACCCCACCCGTTTCAGCAAACTGAATACAGATAGAATTCGCGTTGACATTTTCGTGGCCTCGAGGCTAAGTTTTCCTGCCCGCTTCCCAAGACCTGATGGGAAGGTACTGAACGGCCGGATGGAAGTCAAGTTGTCCATATTTCCCTCGAGGTTAGAATTGCCGCAGGTTGGAGTGAAAAGAACTTCACACTTACGCCGAGTGACTTCAGAATGCACAAGCATTTGTACGAAGCACCACTGGCAAACAACAATGTAAGTGTTTCGAGGATTCCGGACAACGAATGGCGGGGCGTGTAGCGCCTGGGGAACTCGAAGGCGCTCGGTGTTCGGGGCACCCGCAGCGGGTGGTGCCGGGGGATACGGTGCAGGGACTGGCGTGTCGGGCCGGAGGCCCGACACAGGCTTAGGGGTGGACGGCCGGGGGGAATCTACCGGGTGGTAGTTTCTGCCGAGGGTGGTGGATATTAATATCTTAATTCTTTAAAAACAGTAATAAAAACTTGCGGGTGTGATGGTACAGTCCTTGCTCTTTGTTATACGACATTTTACTTCGGCTCGCAATTTGACCCAAAGGCATCTGCCATGGCCATCACCCACACCTTTCAGAAATCCCCGTTTGAGCTGCTACGGCAGCGTCGCGAGGAGCTTTTTACCAGCCGCCAATCCGGAACCGACGCGTTTCTCGGCATGTCCACAGCCGCACCGCGCGGGCTGACCAACGCCGCGCTCGGCGCTATTCAGCGTGACGGGCGCGTGCTCATGCTGGGCAACGGGCGCAGCGAAGCGCTGGCCGCCCTGGCTACCCACAATGCCGCAACGATGCTGGGCGACTGGTCGTCCAGCGCCTTGGCCGCGACTGAAGAAGCGCGGCGTCAACTGTCCCGCCGCGACGCTGAACGCGTGCGAGCCACCCTGATCACCGGCGCCCGTCTGCCGTTCGCCGACGCGAGTTTCGACGGCATCACGCTGACCGGCATCGCCTGTGAATTGGAACACGCCACGCCACTGTGGAAAGAGTGTGCGCGACTGCTGGCCAATGACGGGCAATTGATCGTCAGCGTGCCCGACGAACTGGCGCATTTTCATTCGGAATTCACGCGGCTGTGGAATCGCACGTCGCTCGAACACGAACTGATGACGTGGTTCGAAGAGGTCGAAGTGACGAGCGAAGATGGAATTTTGATCGCGCAGTGCTCGAACCGGCTGAATACGCGGCATCCGCGCATCACAACGATGATGAACATCCGCAACGAAGACCGCTGGCTGCGTGAAGTGCTCGACAGCGCGGCGCGGGTGAGCGACGCGATTGTGGTCTATGACGACGGCTCGACAGACAAGACGCAGGAGATTTGCCAGATTCACCCGGCGGTGGCAATCTACCAGCGCGGCGAAGAGAACGAGACCGACAAGGCCCGCGACAAGAACCGGCTGTACGATCTGGCGCGGGGCTGTCCGGCGGACTGGGTAATGTGCCTGGACGGCGACGAGGTTCTGGAAGCGAGCGCACCGCGCCGCATGCTCGAGTGCATCCAGAGC
This genomic interval carries:
- a CDS encoding T9SS type A sorting domain-containing protein, giving the protein MRKYLILCILACMSLASMALATEVGEALSVDKALVRSSARDGSCSLSALSDTAAGFSIWNVATWGPTGSAHAMYIDPAVDQRGTGGCSAPFYPFFVSSIDLFMTEYTGDLANVGAVCTYEVTLACPQDFSSGSATEDCQGPGNVFWTGTLTMVYDSAFINSVNFVPFNLPVGVCVDRPFFVVARQTGYTGTGGAAQMGWHTQAAASTPPEGLCDNWISLPAGVGYDCFLLSGFDIGYGGTCVPSPGFPACFPGAATLYVNGFAAPEMGCETVASCVARPNVYPGDDASDPIVIDSAPWTGVVDLCQFTSDYNYYFDAGAPATTTRRFTGRGGDAVLTFSYDTQLPEACFAVTLTPLCPPGQALRLRTWLTDSFGPLYWGTPQYPGINAPQTYDFTSSGLGCFFPDVYTLYVDGYPCCCPVQVDFAGDAPLAVELTSFDAVAGDRQVTLNWQTASESNIERWDITRNGEFLAEVAGLGDNESGHRYNFVDNNVVNGQSYSYTLTAYDYQGVATVFTQIETATPMAGAGVVTEYALSQNYPNPFNPTTTIEYAVREAGLVQLKVYTVDGREVATLVDGAMDAGSYSVDYDASGLASGMYLYKLSVNGFTATQKMVLMK
- a CDS encoding transposase, translated to MLRRHSRYNVAHTTYFVTTTIVERGSWLVTPEVCNRLSEIIEEYRAYYNLLCIGYCLMPDHIHLILNQRQDGLAVSNFMKRVKSQSARYCKPVGYPREQKFWRRRFDCMSLPGTRALQTKLRYVHWNPVRKGLVTEPQFYPWSSARDWHNGKQTGSVTICLDTDFV
- a CDS encoding deoxyribodipyrimidine photolyase; the protein is MTLAPTPRALRLRAVNGSSQQPGRFVLYWMLAQRRTHYNFALERAAQWAEHLGLPLLILESVTLVYELASPRQHVFLLQGMLDNQQRLAGRGVTYYPFVERIPGERGDLLRALAEQAAVVVTDDYPMAMHQELIAEAGREFSCKVEAVDSCGLLPLRAAEVTFPTAFAFRRFLQKNLREHLAVFPVADPLAKVKLPKLQIDSRITSLWPVAQVEPLLADRRWMNDLPLLQDVAPVSAVGGTKAAEKLMREFLTTKLENYSERNQPEADYTSGLSPYLHFGMISVQQVFGELAQREGWTIENLSASVAGKKEGWWGMSANAESFLDELVTWREVGYNFNHLRDDYKQFDSLTPWALKTLHEHSRDPRKWTYSLREFEQSGTHDPLWNAAQTQLRCEGRMHNYLRMLWGKKILEWSESPEAALEVMIELNDKWALDGRDPNSYSGILWCLGRYDRPWFPERDIFGQIRYMSSENTARKVRVKGYVERYGG